AGCAGGACATGCGCAAGATGGGGGGGCTACGCAAGTACATGCCGATCACCTATATCACCAGTGTGATTGGTACGCTGGCTTTGGTGGGGACGCCGTTCTTTTCTGGGTTCTATTCGAAGGACACCATTATTGAGGTGGCAGCGCACCATGCTGAGCAGGCCCACAGTTGGGTGGCGACTTACGCTTACTGGGCGGTGCTTGGCGGTGTGCTGGTGACGAGTTTCTACAGCTTCCGATTGTTGTTCCTGACCTTTCATGGTGAGGAGCGTTTCCGCCGTAGCGGAGCCGAGCACGCGCATGGCAGCGATGCGCATGTACAAGAGCCAGATGGACATGAAGAGCATGCGCATGGTGTGCATGAGCCGCACGAATCGCCCTGGGTGGTGACCTTACCGCTGATCTTGCTGGCGATCCCTTCTATTACGTTGGGCTTCTTCACGATTGGCCCGATGCTGTTTGGTACGGACTGGGCAGGCCATCATGCTGTTGAGGCGATCAGGGGTCAGGCTGTCTCATTCTTTACAGGCATTATTGATTTTTATGATCCGGCACAGGATCCCGTTGCTATTTTGGGTGAGGACTTCCGTGGACCGGTGGCTTTTGCGTTGCATGGTGTGATGTCGTGGCCATTCTTTCTGACGGTTGCTGGCTTCCTGCTTGCCGTGTTGTTCTATCTGTGGAAGCCGGAATGGCCAGTAAAAATGCGCCAGATCTTTTCGCTACCGGTACGCATCCTGGAAAACAAGTACGGCTTTGATAGGGTGTGGATTGACGGTTTTGCAGGATGTGGTGTCAAGCTTGGTAAGGTTTCGCGTGCAATCGATATCCATGTGGTGGATGGCGTTTTGGTGAATGGTTCGGCACACCTGATCGGCTTGGTGGCGCGTGTGCTGCGTCGCACGCAATCTGGTTTTGTCTATCACTATGCCTTCGCAATGATCATTGGCTTGATCGCTTTGTTGGCCGTGCTGATGTGTTTTTGGCGTTGATCTGTTACGGAATAAGAATACGTGTCGAACTGCCCTCTACTGTCTATCTTGATTTGGCTGCCGATGATTGGTGGCATCTTGATTCTGGCGTTGCGCAACGCCCATGTTGCTCGTTGGGTAGCATTGGCGGTAGCGCTGGCTACTTTTGGATTCAGTCTGCAACTGTTGAATGGTTACGATGTTGCTAAAGATGCGTTGCAGTTTGTTGAGCAGCATGTCTGGATCCAAACGTACAGTATTGGTTACAACCTTGGTGTGGACGGTATCGCGGTGGCGCTGATCCTGTTGACCACACTAGTGACGGTATTGGTGTTGATTGGTGCCTGGAGTGCGATCGACAAGCGTGTACCCCAGTATGTGGCGGCGTTTCTGATTCTTGAAGGTGTGACAATCGGTATTTTCGCGGCGACCGACGCGATGCTGTTCTATGTGTTCTTCGAGGCGATGCTGATCCCGATGTTCCTGATTATCGGTGTCTGGGGTGGCCCACGTCGGATCTATGCGGCGATCAAGTTTTTTCTTTATACCTTTCTCGGTTCTGTGTTGATGTTGGTTGGCTTGATCTACCTGTATTTGAAGGGTGGTAGTTTCCAGTTAGTTGATTTGTATGCGATGCAGCTCAGCGCCAAAGAGCAGACGTGGTTGTTCTTTGCGTTCTTGATTGCTTTCGCGGTCAAGGTGCCGATGTTCCCTGTGCATACTTGGTTGCCGGATGCTCACGTGGAAGCACCCACTGCAGGTTCGGTGATCCTGGCGGCCATTGCGTTGAAAATTGGTGGTTACGGTTTTTTGCGTTTCAATTTGCCGATTGTTCCGGATGCCAGCCACGAGTTCGCTTGGGTGGTCATCGCGTTGTCGTTGATTGCAGTGATCTATGTCGGCTTGGTTGCATTGGTGCAGGAGGATATGAAGAAACTGATTGCCTATTCTTCGATTGCGCACATGGGCTTTGTGACATTGGGGATCTTCATTGCTTTCACCTTAGTCCGTGACTTTGGTAATACAGATGCGGTACGCCTTGGGCTACAGGGGGCAATGGTGCAGATGATTTCCCACGGCTTCGTCTCTGGTGCGATGTTTACTTGCATTGGCGTGCTGTACGACCGCATGCATACCCGCCGTATTGCTGATTACGGCGGCGTGGTTAATGTCATGCCATGGTTTGCGACTTTTGCCATGTTGTTCTATATGGCAAATGCGGGCTTACCGGGAACCAGTGGTTTCGTCGGCGAGTTCATGGTGATCCTGGCCAGTTTTCAAAAGCACCCACTGGTGGCTTTTGGCGCAGCGACGACACTGGTGATCACCGCTGCCTACACACTGTGGCTCTACAAGCGCGTGTTTTTTGGCAATGTGGCTAATACGCATGTGGCCGAATTAAAAGACATTAATATTCGAGAAGCTTCCGTACTCGTGCTGTTCGCGATTGGCGTGCTGGCGTTGGGTCTGTATCCCAAGCCGCTGACCGATTTGATGGATGTGTCCATCGCTAAGCTCACTACTCAGATTGCCGTGAGCAAGCTGTGACCGGCTGCCGCAAGATTGATTTCAGGATTCGATAATGAACACGCCGACATCTGCGTTGAACATCGCCGATCTGGCTCCTTTGTTGCCGGAGCTGGTACTTCTCGGTAGTACCTTTGCCTTGTTGATGATCGATCTGTTTATCAGTCAGGCGCGGAAGGTGTGGACTCATTTTTTCTCGGTTGCGATTTTGGTGGGTGTGTTGTCGATGTTAGTCGCCGGTGTTGGCGGACAGGGAGATGCTTTCCATGGCATGTTTGTCCGGGATATCGCTGCCGATGTGATGAAAGTGGTGATTGTCTTGGTTAGCGGTCTGAGCTTGGTTTACGGGTGGAGTTACTTGCGTGAACGCAACCTGTTCCAGGGTGAAATCCCAGTGCTCGTGCTGTTTGCCACCTTGGGCATGATGGTCTTGGTGTCTGCCGGTCACTTGCTGATGGTCTACCTTGGGCTTGAACTGTTGGCGCTGTGTTCCTATGCGCTGGTTGCGGTCAATCGCGACAGCAGAATTTCGACTGAAGCAGCAATGAAGTACATCGTGCTTGGTTCGTTGGCTTCTGGTTTGCTGTTATATGGTATGTCGCTGATTTACGGCGCCACTGGCACACTCAATCTGTCCGGTATCAGCGATGTGATCCATGGTTCCTCGGAAAAGACTTTGCTCTTGACTGGCACGGTGTTTATGATCGCCGGAGTGGCTTTCAAACTTGGTGCTGCGCCGTTTCATATGTGGTTGCCTGACGTTTACCAAGGGGCACCGACACCGATTGTGCTGTTTATCAGTTCGGCGCCAAAGTTGGCCGCGTTCGGCATGGTTTATCGGCTACTGGAAGTGGGTGTCGGTCCATTGGCACCGCAGTGGCGCTTGCTGTTTGGTGGTCTGGCGGCGCTCTCCTTGCTGATCGGTAATCTGATGGCCATTGCGCAGACCAACCTCAAGCGGATGCTGGCTTATTCGACGGTCTCCCATGTCGGTTTTTTGATGATGGGTGTGGCTGGTGGTGGCATACGCGGTTATTCCTCAGCCATGTTCTATGTGCTGAGTTACGCCATGATGTCTACTGCTGCGTTCGGTGCGATCATTGCACTGTCACGTCGTGGTTTCGAGGCGGAGAACATCGACGATTTTAAAGGGCTGAGCGTGCGCAATCCTTGGATGGCGGGTCTGGTCCTATGTGTGATGGCTTCGTTAGCGGGTATTCCGCCCTTCTTAGGATTCTGGACTAAATTGGCTGTGCTCGGTGCCGCCGTCCAGGGCCACATGCTGTGGCTGGCGATCCTGGGGGTGATGTGTGCAGTGATTGGTGCTTATTACTATCTTCGGGTGATCAAAGTGATGTATTTCGACGAGCCGGTCGGTGAGCCGCTGCCGGTTAACGATGATCGTGTCCTGGGGGCGATACTAGGTATCAATGTGTTCGCCCTGTTGGCTTTAGGGATCCTTTGGAATCCGATCATCGATTGGTGTCAGAAGGCATTCGCGCATCTGGCCTGAAGATTGGGTGCATCTTCTTATTTTTATTCTATTGGGCTTGATAGAGGTGTGGCCTTGCTTCAGAAAAGTTGTTCTGAAAGCTGTGATCAGGGCAGGCCAGAGTGTGGACGATGAACACTGTTGCTCCAATCCTTAGATGAGTTGGTTTTAGGGGATCAGTGTTGCTTGGGATTCGATGTCTTCTGTTGGTAGGTATTGCGTGAAACTCCAGGTGGTGCTGGCTTGAGTGCAGTGCAGTCAGCCGGAAGTCAGCCGTCTGCAAATGGGCTACCTGCAACCTGGGTGGGGACGACGCTTGAGTGTGCAAGCGTAGTAGTAAGGTGAAGACGTGTTGCTATGGCAGCGATCACGTGTGGCCCTTATTCCATGTGTAAGCCCCCGTTGACGGCGTAGTCGGCACCTGTGACGTAGGCGGCTTCGTCTGAAACCAGCCAGGCGCACAGTGCGGCCACTTCTTCGGCTTTGCCCAAGCGCCGCATCGGTACCGAGTTGGCGAGACGGTCGAGTACGTCGGGGGGGAAACTGCTGATTGCGGCACTGGCAATATAACCGGGGGAAATAGTATTAACGGTGACGTTGCGGGTAGCGACCTCTTGTGCAAGCGCCCGAGTGAAGCCGTGCATCGCTGCCTTTGCAGTAGCGTAGTTCACTTGCCCGATTTGACCTTTGTGCGCACTGACCGAACCAATGTTGACGATGCGTCCCCAGTTGCGTGCGGTCATGGCGTCAATCACTTGTTTGGTGATATTGAACAGTGCATTGAGGTTGCTATTGATCACTGCGTTCCAGTCTTCACGGCCCATTTGTCGGAACAGCATGTCGCGGCTGCCACCGGCGTTATTGACCAGGACGTCGATCTCGCCGACTTCGGCTTTGACTTTGGCAAAGGCAGATACTGTTGAATCCCAATCAGCAGCATTGCCTTCGGAGGCGATGAAGTCGAAGCCAAGTTCACGTTGCTCACGAAGCCAGTGGGCTTTGCGAGGCGAGTTCGGACCACAGCCGGCAACCACGGTATGGCCGTTGCGTGCCAACTTCTGGCAGATTGCAGTGCCGATACTGCCCATGCCGCTGGTGACGTAGGCGATGCGGAGGGTCATACGAGATTCCTTGAAGAAATTGAAAGTAGGCGTGCGGATACTGGATGGAAAGCCAAGTTCAGGCGGCCAGTGGGTAAAGTGCAAATAACAGGCTACCGAGCAGCAGCAGCATTGAGATTAACACTGCCCATTTCAGGGCGAAACGCTGGTGGTCGCCGAAATCTACTTTGGCAAGCCCGGCGAGCAGATAGGTAGAAGGTACGAGTGGACTCAGCAGATGTACTGGCTGTCCAGCCAATGAGGCACGTGCCATTTCCAACGGGGTAATACCGTAGTGGCTGGCGGCTTCGGATAGGATCGGCAATACGCCGAAATAGAAAGCATCGTTGGACATGAAAAAAGTGAAAGGCATGCTGGCGATGGCAGTAATCACTGCCAAGTATGGTCCCAAGCTGTCTGGGATGAGTGCCAGAAAGCTGCGTGACATGGCGTCAACCATTCCAGTGTTTGACAGGATGCCTGTGAAGATGCCTGCAGCGAAAATCAGCGAGACGACCGACAGGACGTTGCCCGCATGATTAACCACACGACGGCGTTGTTCTGCCAGGTTTGGATAATTGATCAGCAATGCTAATGCGAAGCCGATCATGAAGAGCACCGGCATCGGCAATATGCTAATCACTAATCCGGTCATCAGCGCTACAGTGAGTGCAAAATTCACCCACAGTAGCTTGGGTCGCTTGATATCCTCAGCATCGCCTTCGACGGTGGGTAGTGCATCTTCCTCGTCGGACACCGTGTTGCCATTCCAAGTACTGCCGCTAGGCAGTTTGGCTACACCCAGACGTTGACGTTCCTTCAGGCCCAGCCACCATGACAGCATCAGAATGCCGATGATAGCGATGCCCATGGCCGGAATGAGTGGGATGAATATATCGGCTGGATCGACATGCAGCGCAGTGGCTGCGCGCGCGGTTGGGCCACCCCATGGTGTCAGGTTCATCACTCCGCCGGCCAGGATGGTCACGCAAGTCAGATTCAGTGCGTTCATACCGAGGCGCTGATATAGCGGCAACATGGCCGAGACGGTGATCATGTAGGTGGTTGAGCCGTCACCGTCGAGTGAGATCAGCAGAGCCAGGATTGCTGTACCCATGACGATCTTCAGAGGATCGCCTTTGACTATGCGTAGGATACGTCGCGCGAGCGGATCGAACAGACCAGCGTCGATCATCACCCCGAAATAAAGAATGGCGAACATCAGCATCACGCCGGTTGGCGCGATTTTCTTGATACCTTCAAGCATCATGTCGCTGATGTGGGTGCCGAAGCCGCCGGCCAACGCGAACACGATGGGTACGATGATCAACGAGACCAGCGGCGAGAGCCGTTTGCTCATGATCAAATACATGAAGGTGATGACCATTCCGAAGCCGAGCACAGTCAGCATGGAGAATTTCCTTGGAATGTTGCAGGTGGGAGACGGTAGCATGCCGTTATGGTGCGTGTGTCGCACCTACTACGGCGTAGCGTTCGGCTATTAGTGGGTATTTTGACGTATGTGTTGGTGCTGTGGGGCATGCTAGAAGTCGTAATGCAAACGCCCGGTGATCGCCCGGGTATGGTCTAACGTGGTGCCGGCCAGATGGTCGCGATTATGGCTGTCGATCAGGTTCAGCATCAGACGCAGGTTAGGCTTGAGATACCAGTTTGCTCCCAGTGTCCAAGAAGCGGTGGAGACGTTGAGGAAATCGGGTTGGCTGTTGCGGTGCTGGGTGCCCCACATGCGATCATAGCGTAGTGCCAATTCTAATGCTCCACGTGGATGATGCAGCGCTTTGATTCGTGTGAATCGTCCATTCTTGCGGTCGTAAGCACGGGATTCACCCGTTACGAACCAACTGACAAAGCCATAGGCGGATTGCACTGTAGCGCGTTGCATGCCGTCGTCGAATATGCCGCCGATATACTCACTTTGCCATGACAGTGGTCCGCGCACTTGCGCGTATTCCAGTGCCCATTTGTTTACTTTGGTATCGCGACCATCGGCGAAGCGTGCCAGTGTCACGCGACTGTTATCGGAGAGATGCCCAGCCGGGCGTGGGCGGATGCTTAACGCGGTCATACCGTCACTGCCGGGATGATCGTAACGCTCGTGTGCCAGAGACAAACCAAGATGCAGCACGTCGCCTTCTCGTACTCCCGGTGACCAAGTCCCACGGCCACCGAACGCGCGTCCGTTCACGTTGGAGACATCGATGCTATCCAGGCTGTAGGCGCTCACCTCCCAGGTGGTGTTCTGGCGAGCGGCTTGCCATGACACCGCCTTGTGATACTGCGGTGCTAGTGTATTGGCCGCTCCACTACGTTCCAGGAATTGCCCGTAGTCAGAGCCGGTGCGATCGTCCAGGCTGAAGTACTGTTTGAACTGCCCGATGGTCAGTGTGCCGGTCTCACCAAAGCGGCGTCTGAGATACACATCCTTAATGTCGATGTTTTTGCTTTTGAATGCGTCCTGCAATTGGGTGAAATCACCTTCGATCTTGTAGTCGAAGGCGAAAAATTGACCAGTGACATCCAGCCAGAACCTGCGGATCTCGGTATCGTTACGATTTGGAGGCCCGCGATCATCGTTGTCGAATCGGGCAAAATCCAAGTGAAGGCGGCCCCCTAATTTGGCAGTGACAGTGCGGTCACTGCCATCAGCCGCGTGGGCGGTGGAGGCGGCTAAGCTCAGCAGTAGGTAGATAAAAATAGTGTGCAGGCGTCGCATCGCCACATACCCTCCTATGTGTTGTGTGGTGTGTAAAACTTGGGCAAAACCCCAAGTGAATGCATGCAGGTTAGGGGGGCGAAGCTGTCATCGACCTGTCAATGACTCTGATGCACGGACAGACATTGCACATGAAGATCGATGGGTGACTGCGTTGAGATGCGACCGCTGGTCTTTATAACCTGCTTGGATGTGATGAGATTCGATGCGCTTATTGTTGGTTGAGGACAATGCTGATCTTGCTGATGCGATTGTACGGCGCATGCGCCGTAACGGGCATGCGGTGGACTGGCAGTGCGATGGCTTGGCGGCTGCTGGGGTGTTGCGCTACCAGCGTTTTGACTTGGTGGTGTTGGATATTGGGTTGCCCAATTTGGATGGGTTGCAGTTGCTGAATGAGTTGCGTAGGCGTGGCGACACTACACCGGTGCTGATGCTGACGGCGCGCGATGCCATTGAAGATCGCGTGTGTGCGTTGGATGTCGGTGCCGATGATTACTTGAGCAAACCATTCGACTTCCGTGAGTTCGAGGCGCGTTGCCGTGTCTTGTTGCGTCGTAATCGTGGCAATGCTAGCGAAGTGCTGCGGATTGGCGGTTTTGAGTTCGATAATGCGGCGCATCGCATCAGTTTGAATGGTGAATCGATCAAGTTGCCCAATCGGGAGTACCGTCTTCTGGAGATTTTGATTGGTAGGCTGGGTCACATGGTGGGTAAAGACGAGATTGGTAACAGCTTGTTCAACTTTGACGACAATGCCGGGCCGAATGCGATTGAGCTTTATGTGGCGCGGTTGCGTAAGAAGCTGGAAGCTGCACCGCTGCGTATCGTCACGGTGCGTGGTGCAGGCTATCTCCTCGAACCGATTGTCGAGGATTTAGGGAATGAGGCGTGAGGTTGACGGTGGTTCGATCCGCCGTACGTTGTGGCTGTATCTCGGCGCATTGTCGATGATCAGCACGGTGGTCCTGTTCTTTACCGCGCGTGACTACGGTCAGCGTGCGGCTGACCGTTCTTACGATCATTTGTTGGTGTCCTCTGCACTATCGATCTTGGGCAGCGTATCCCTGGTCGATGGACGGTGGCAGGTGGATTTGCCGTACGTGGCGTTGGACTTGTTGTCGATGGCACCTGAAGACCGGGTCTTTTACCGTGTTTACGATGTACATGGGCGCGTGATCACCGGCTATGGTGACTTGCCGTTACCACCACGTGTGCCGCTGGCCGGGGCTGTGCCGCTGCTGTTCGATGCTGACTACAGTGGCGAGCGGGTGCGCTTCGTCGCGGTGGCACGGACTTTGGCTTCGGTTTCGACGCAGGCTGAGGTGCGTGTCCAGGTTGGCCAGACCCGGCACGCACGTGATGCGTTGGCGCGTGAAATGGTAGTGAATGCGTTGCTCGTGATTGCGGTGCTGACGTTGTTGACCCTGGCCTTGGTTGCGCTTGGTGTGTATCGCGCGCTGTGGCCGTTGCGTCGGATCGAGCGTGATTTAGCGCAACGCCAACCCTCGGATCTGAAGCCGTTAACCGCTGCGCCGCCGCAAGAAATGGCACAGATGGTCGGTGCGCTTAACCACTTTATGGAGCGGCTGTCCAGCAGCAATGAAACGTTGCGCGCGTTTATGGCGGAAGCCGCGCATCAGATGCGTACACCGTTGGCGGCATTGCGTGCGCAGGCGCAGCTTGCATTGGAGGAAGGCGATGCGTTCGAGCTGCGGCGTAGTCTGACGGCGATCGAGCGTAATGCTTGCCACATGAGCCGTTTACTTAACCAGTTGCTCAGCGATGCCAGTGCGATCCATCGTACCCAGGTACAGCGCTTTGAGACGGTAGATCTGCTCGAGTTGATCCACCAGGCACTGTATGAAGTGATGTCACATGGGGAGGAGATGCTACGTGTGCAGTGGGCGCTTGATCCGCAGCCAGCATGGGTACGTGGTGATCCACTGTTGCTGCGTGAGGCTCTAAAGAATTTGGTCGACAATGCTTGTAAATACGGCGGCGGCGGGTTGCAGTTGGCATTGACCAGTGACGCAGATGCGTGTGTGTTGACATTAGCTGATCAAGGTCCTGGGATTCCCCCCGCTGAGGCTGAGCGTGTGTTCGAGCGTTTTGTGCGTGGTGAGCATGCACCCCCAGGTGGCGCGGGTCTGGGATTGGCGATCGTCAAACGGGTTGTTGATAACCATCGTGGCCGTATCGATTTGTCCAATCGCATCGGTGGTGGTCTGATTGTCACACTGCGTTTTCCCAGGGTGCACCCATGATGGTTCGTGTTGCCCTCTTACTGCTGTTGTCGACCTGCCATGTGCTTGTGTGGGCGCATCCTGGTGAGATGCGGCGTTTTGCAACGAAAGGGCCTGTTACTGCGCAACTGCACATTCAAGCTTCGAATGACGTGGAGGTGTTTGCCGCGGTGATGACGGATTACCAGCGCTTGCATCCGGGGACCGAAGTGATCTACGAGGAGGTGATTGCCTCGGAGATATACGATCGTTATCTGCATCTGGCGCCAGGCCAGCCACCACCGGATCTGTTGATCAGTGCGAGCATGGATTTGCAGATCAAGTTGGCGAATGATGGCCACGCACTGGCGTATCGTTCACCGTTGACCAGGACACTTCCGGACTGGGCGCAGTGGCGTCACGAGGTGTTCGGGATCGGTTACGAACCAGTGGTGATTGTCTACAACACTCGACGGCTGCCATTGGTGCAGGTGCCACACACGCGCCATCAGTTGCTTGCGTTGCTGCGTACACCTGACGCGCCGTTGCGTGGTCGGATTGGCACCTACGATGTGGAACGCAGTGCGGTTGGTTACCTGTTTAGCACTCAGGATACGCAGCTTGGCAGCATTGCTGGCGCATTGTTGGAAGCGATGGGTGATGAGCGGGTGCAGTTGGAAGCACGCACGGGGACACTGTTGGATCGTGTCGCCAGCGGCGAGCTGCTGCTGGCCTATAACGTACTTGGTTCGTATGCGCAGGCGCGCATGGATGCTGGTGCGCCTGTGGGTATCGTGCAGCCTGAGGACTACACCCTCATGGCATTGCGTACCGCGCTGATCCCGCGTGGCGCGGTGCATGTGTCCGAGGCGCAGCGTTTCCTGGATTACGTGTTGTCAGTGCGTGGCCAACGGATACTTTTGCGTGAGGCACGGCTGCTGCCGGTTTTACCAGCGAGTGATCGCATCGTGTCACTGTTCCGCCCAATTGCACTTGGACCAGGATTGCTTGTTTACCTAGATGCGCTCAAGCGTCGTCACTTCCTTGATACGTGGCGCAGTAGCATGTTTCAGCCCCGCTGAGTGGTGGGTGCATGAATGTACGCCGTGCGGTGTGCATTGCACTTTAATCAGGTGTCTGCCGATCATGGCATCGATCGTGGGGCGCAGACGTAAGCAGGATGAGTGGTTCCGGTGACTGGGAGCACGCTCTTGATGATCATCGCGTTCGATCTGTCCCTCGACATTGGAGCAGGAGGATCCTTGGATGCGTGCATCGGGCGCTCACTTGCAGAGCGTGTTGTGAGTGTGCTTCCGGATGTTAGCCAGCGATAGTGTCCAGACGGCCCGTAGTGTAGTTGCTGACGGTGCTGAGATGGCTGAGTTTAGGGTGCTGGTGTTGTGGCGATGACCCACTCAAACGTATCTTGCTTGGGTTCGAATGTGTCCGTTGGGGATCTAGGCTCAATGGATTGGTGCGGTTGGATCGATGTGGTGTTTGCTTTCAATGCCAAGTGCTTTGTTGGCGGGCTTTCCTGGTGGTGTCCGGCAGTGATGGTCATTGCTCATGCATGTGTGTCACTGGTGTGTTGCAGCCATGTCAGCATGTGTACATCACTGCGGTAAGGTATCCTGTGGTGTGGTAGGTGTGTGTCAATAGATAGTTGTTGACATGATGACGGTCGAATAATTAAGAGGGCATCGATGAGGTGTCTCTTCTCTAAACTGGAGGAGGATACTGTTGTTGGATTGGGCTGCCTTGCGAGTGATCATCGTGCCAGACTGCGCATATGAGTGAGCTGTTGATCCTGGTGGCTGATGACCATCCACTGTTTCGCAATGCGGTGATTCATGTGCTGCGTCAAAATCTG
This region of Xylella taiwanensis genomic DNA includes:
- a CDS encoding NADH-quinone oxidoreductase subunit M, whose protein sequence is MSNCPLLSILIWLPMIGGILILALRNAHVARWVALAVALATFGFSLQLLNGYDVAKDALQFVEQHVWIQTYSIGYNLGVDGIAVALILLTTLVTVLVLIGAWSAIDKRVPQYVAAFLILEGVTIGIFAATDAMLFYVFFEAMLIPMFLIIGVWGGPRRIYAAIKFFLYTFLGSVLMLVGLIYLYLKGGSFQLVDLYAMQLSAKEQTWLFFAFLIAFAVKVPMFPVHTWLPDAHVEAPTAGSVILAAIALKIGGYGFLRFNLPIVPDASHEFAWVVIALSLIAVIYVGLVALVQEDMKKLIAYSSIAHMGFVTLGIFIAFTLVRDFGNTDAVRLGLQGAMVQMISHGFVSGAMFTCIGVLYDRMHTRRIADYGGVVNVMPWFATFAMLFYMANAGLPGTSGFVGEFMVILASFQKHPLVAFGAATTLVITAAYTLWLYKRVFFGNVANTHVAELKDINIREASVLVLFAIGVLALGLYPKPLTDLMDVSIAKLTTQIAVSKL
- the nuoN gene encoding NADH-quinone oxidoreductase subunit NuoN; this translates as MNTPTSALNIADLAPLLPELVLLGSTFALLMIDLFISQARKVWTHFFSVAILVGVLSMLVAGVGGQGDAFHGMFVRDIAADVMKVVIVLVSGLSLVYGWSYLRERNLFQGEIPVLVLFATLGMMVLVSAGHLLMVYLGLELLALCSYALVAVNRDSRISTEAAMKYIVLGSLASGLLLYGMSLIYGATGTLNLSGISDVIHGSSEKTLLLTGTVFMIAGVAFKLGAAPFHMWLPDVYQGAPTPIVLFISSAPKLAAFGMVYRLLEVGVGPLAPQWRLLFGGLAALSLLIGNLMAIAQTNLKRMLAYSTVSHVGFLMMGVAGGGIRGYSSAMFYVLSYAMMSTAAFGAIIALSRRGFEAENIDDFKGLSVRNPWMAGLVLCVMASLAGIPPFLGFWTKLAVLGAAVQGHMLWLAILGVMCAVIGAYYYLRVIKVMYFDEPVGEPLPVNDDRVLGAILGINVFALLALGILWNPIIDWCQKAFAHLA
- the phbB gene encoding acetoacetyl-CoA reductase — its product is MTLRIAYVTSGMGSIGTAICQKLARNGHTVVAGCGPNSPRKAHWLREQRELGFDFIASEGNAADWDSTVSAFAKVKAEVGEIDVLVNNAGGSRDMLFRQMGREDWNAVINSNLNALFNITKQVIDAMTARNWGRIVNIGSVSAHKGQIGQVNYATAKAAMHGFTRALAQEVATRNVTVNTISPGYIASAAISSFPPDVLDRLANSVPMRRLGKAEEVAALCAWLVSDEAAYVTGADYAVNGGLHME
- a CDS encoding CitMHS family transporter produces the protein MLTVLGFGMVITFMYLIMSKRLSPLVSLIIVPIVFALAGGFGTHISDMMLEGIKKIAPTGVMLMFAILYFGVMIDAGLFDPLARRILRIVKGDPLKIVMGTAILALLISLDGDGSTTYMITVSAMLPLYQRLGMNALNLTCVTILAGGVMNLTPWGGPTARAATALHVDPADIFIPLIPAMGIAIIGILMLSWWLGLKERQRLGVAKLPSGSTWNGNTVSDEEDALPTVEGDAEDIKRPKLLWVNFALTVALMTGLVISILPMPVLFMIGFALALLINYPNLAEQRRRVVNHAGNVLSVVSLIFAAGIFTGILSNTGMVDAMSRSFLALIPDSLGPYLAVITAIASMPFTFFMSNDAFYFGVLPILSEAASHYGITPLEMARASLAGQPVHLLSPLVPSTYLLAGLAKVDFGDHQRFALKWAVLISMLLLLGSLLFALYPLAA
- a CDS encoding OprO/OprP family phosphate-selective porin, yielding MRRLHTIFIYLLLSLAASTAHAADGSDRTVTAKLGGRLHLDFARFDNDDRGPPNRNDTEIRRFWLDVTGQFFAFDYKIEGDFTQLQDAFKSKNIDIKDVYLRRRFGETGTLTIGQFKQYFSLDDRTGSDYGQFLERSGAANTLAPQYHKAVSWQAARQNTTWEVSAYSLDSIDVSNVNGRAFGGRGTWSPGVREGDVLHLGLSLAHERYDHPGSDGMTALSIRPRPAGHLSDNSRVTLARFADGRDTKVNKWALEYAQVRGPLSWQSEYIGGIFDDGMQRATVQSAYGFVSWFVTGESRAYDRKNGRFTRIKALHHPRGALELALRYDRMWGTQHRNSQPDFLNVSTASWTLGANWYLKPNLRLMLNLIDSHNRDHLAGTTLDHTRAITGRLHYDF
- a CDS encoding response regulator transcription factor, whose translation is MRLLLVEDNADLADAIVRRMRRNGHAVDWQCDGLAAAGVLRYQRFDLVVLDIGLPNLDGLQLLNELRRRGDTTPVLMLTARDAIEDRVCALDVGADDYLSKPFDFREFEARCRVLLRRNRGNASEVLRIGGFEFDNAAHRISLNGESIKLPNREYRLLEILIGRLGHMVGKDEIGNSLFNFDDNAGPNAIELYVARLRKKLEAAPLRIVTVRGAGYLLEPIVEDLGNEA
- a CDS encoding sensor histidine kinase, which translates into the protein MRREVDGGSIRRTLWLYLGALSMISTVVLFFTARDYGQRAADRSYDHLLVSSALSILGSVSLVDGRWQVDLPYVALDLLSMAPEDRVFYRVYDVHGRVITGYGDLPLPPRVPLAGAVPLLFDADYSGERVRFVAVARTLASVSTQAEVRVQVGQTRHARDALAREMVVNALLVIAVLTLLTLALVALGVYRALWPLRRIERDLAQRQPSDLKPLTAAPPQEMAQMVGALNHFMERLSSSNETLRAFMAEAAHQMRTPLAALRAQAQLALEEGDAFELRRSLTAIERNACHMSRLLNQLLSDASAIHRTQVQRFETVDLLELIHQALYEVMSHGEEMLRVQWALDPQPAWVRGDPLLLREALKNLVDNACKYGGGGLQLALTSDADACVLTLADQGPGIPPAEAERVFERFVRGEHAPPGGAGLGLAIVKRVVDNHRGRIDLSNRIGGGLIVTLRFPRVHP
- a CDS encoding ABC transporter substrate-binding protein; translation: MVRVALLLLLSTCHVLVWAHPGEMRRFATKGPVTAQLHIQASNDVEVFAAVMTDYQRLHPGTEVIYEEVIASEIYDRYLHLAPGQPPPDLLISASMDLQIKLANDGHALAYRSPLTRTLPDWAQWRHEVFGIGYEPVVIVYNTRRLPLVQVPHTRHQLLALLRTPDAPLRGRIGTYDVERSAVGYLFSTQDTQLGSIAGALLEAMGDERVQLEARTGTLLDRVASGELLLAYNVLGSYAQARMDAGAPVGIVQPEDYTLMALRTALIPRGAVHVSEAQRFLDYVLSVRGQRILLREARLLPVLPASDRIVSLFRPIALGPGLLVYLDALKRRHFLDTWRSSMFQPR